AAGCTATGGCGCAAAACAGGTAAGATATCTTCTTCATCAACTTTATAGGTCAATGTGCCGATTTCTTTTTGCGTATAGATAACGCTGTCATTCGCTTGACGTATTTCATACGTATATTGAACGATATCGCTTTTCTGTGGGAGGACCGAATCCTTAACCGCTCTTTTTAAGTAAGTAAACCAAAACCCTGAATTCGAGTGAATATAGGTGTTGGCTTCGTCCTTTGTTCTGTATTTGGTAAAGATATCTTCTTCGCTTTCTCTCAATTCAATATTGCGGTCAATCGAAAGCTTTGTTTCTACTGAACGCGAATTAGAAATAGGTTTTCGAGCATCTTGTTTCTCTTGACAACTCGTCATAAGAAAAACGCTAGCAAGAAGAGTGAAGCAAAGCGTATACTTAAACATAAAAATCTTGTTTGTGTTGTTTTACAATGTCGATATAGCGTTGAATT
The window above is part of the Myroides odoratus DSM 2801 genome. Proteins encoded here:
- the gldI gene encoding gliding motility-associated peptidyl-prolyl isomerase GldI, which produces MFKYTLCFTLLASVFLMTSCQEKQDARKPISNSRSVETKLSIDRNIELRESEEDIFTKYRTKDEANTYIHSNSGFWFTYLKRAVKDSVLPQKSDIVQYTYEIRQANDSVIYTQKEIGTLTYKVDEEDILPVLRHSLKILKPTESIKVLSPSSLAYSYLGDQKAIAKNQPLIFIISLESIKKSN